In Capsicum annuum cultivar UCD-10X-F1 chromosome 8, UCD10Xv1.1, whole genome shotgun sequence, the genomic window AAGCAAGTCATACCTCAACCTGGCCCTTGCCAGCAGCAGCATGCAAGGGAGTTGCACCCTGAATGTCTCTATAAGCCAAGATATCATCACAGCAGTCAGCAGAAGCTCCTTCGGTACCTGCAGATTACTTGCTCTAGCAGCGGCACGAATTGCTCTATTCATCATCTCCCAAACTCCCATTTATAAGCAGATGGAACCTCAGCAATGTGTTTATCCATCTCTCCACCATCACGCACCAAAAACATCAGGGTGATAGCAAAATCTAACAGAACCCTAAAAAGATCACAACTTTTACTCCTAGCAGCAGCATATGATATATCAGTGACACCATATTCACTTTCTCCAAATTCCAGAAGTGGGCTTCTTTCAAGCAATTCTTGAACGAAAGCCAAGTCCCCAGCAGAGGCAGCAGTATATAAAAGCCATCCATCATAGTCAGCTTTAAGAAGtgaatttttccctttcttgGTGTCACATTCAGGCATCAGCTTTCTTGCAACTTGGAGCGGCGTCTAGAAACATCATCAAACTGTTCTTCATCATCCCAAACGAACTCAAGCCTTCGGATCCTACGCAAAGAATTAACCTAATCTAatctaatctaatctaatttagagACAATGTTAAAGGAGCTTAATTTTTTGCTGGCGTAGTCCAAGTAGATTTAAAACTGCTGTCGGAGCAGTTCTTTACTATTTTCATCTTATCTTGTATTGGAAACCCTTGCCTCAATATTCACACAACCTCCACTATCTTGTTGGTCCGCTCCTCGTAATTGTCTTCAAACCCATAAATAGGTGGCACCAGTGCATCCTCCAACCTGAAATTATAAGAGTGGCCTGCAGGGATGGAGGGGGAGGATATTACATCTGACCTTTTTAAGCCAAGTGTCTCCACATGATCTTCCAAGTTCTTGCATTTAGCATACATGGTTATCAATCCATTCCCGACATATGGATTATACTGGCACCCTGCTTTGAATGAAAGAGAATGTATCTGTCTCCCCACCTCAACGTCTCCAACGTTTTCACATGCCAAAAGAGCACTTGTGAAGCTCGAATCGCTTGGAATGTTCCCTAATCTATGCATCTGAGCCATCAACTCCAGAGATTCCACACTTTGACCATTATGCACTACCCCAGGAATCATTGCCGCCCAAGATGCTACATTCCTTGTAGGCATTTGCTTGAACAACTCCTTAGCCTCCTCAATCATGCCATTGTGCATATATCCAGCTAGCAGAGCATTCCAACTAAGGACGTTTGGGTTCCTAATGTCGTTAAACACTTTCCTCGCCTCAACTATCCTCCCACTCTGAGCATATGCAATCATCATTGCAGTTTGTGTCTCAACAGTCTGTTCGGGAACTTGTATATACAGTGCAACTGCATCTTCCAACCTACCACATTGCGAGAGAGCTGAAATCATCGTTGTCCACGAGTAACTCGTTCTTCTCGGGCAAATTCCCAAAATACCTCAACGCCATATCCAAATTCCCAACTCACGTGAATGCATTCAAAATCACAGTTCCTACAACATCCTCGCTATACCCCATTTTCATAGCCAATGTCACTAAATTGCAAGGGTCACTACATTATCCAATCCAATAACCACCGAAAAAACCACCAAGAACACATTCTGATCCGGCATCACTCCCCTCCTACGCATATCCACAAACCACCTCCACGCTTCCTCAAACTCACTTACCCCAACACGCCCCGAAATCATAATTGTATACGACACCTCATTTCTCTccgacatttcatcaaacaactAACACCCTTCCCTCATCCTACCCACCTTCACATACCCATTAATCATCGCGTTCCAAGACGCAACATTTCTCTCAcctatttcatcaaacaccttccATGCACTCATAAAATCACCAATCCCCAAATACCCACTCAACATCACATTATAAGACATGACATTCTTCTCAGGCATTGCTTCAAACACATCAACAGCATCACAAAACCCCCCATATTTCTCATACCCAGATAACATCGAAGTCCAAGTCCCAATATTGAAATTTATCCACGATTAAAATTGGAATATAATTCACACTATTTCTCAAGATTGACTTGGAAACATTTTGTAATTGTCCATATATACAATACCGTGAACGTCTAAGAATGGAGAACTTGAAAAGGCAAAAGTCTCCATTCTTAAATGTTTTTTATTTGCCTTCATTGCGCAGTAAAGTTGAAACCGAAacgattatttttaattttacaaaGCCTTTTTTTAAAGGGAAAAATGCAAAACAATGTGGTAAAAGCTAAAAAAAACAGAAATTAGATAAATAGGAACGCTGGATTTTGAGGCATCCCACATCAGCATGCCTCTaatcctcctttatatatatattgatttcgGTAGGATGAAATATCAGTGTCAAAACTTATACAGTGGCATGTGAGACGATTATGTTTGTAAAACAAAACGGTTACGTAGTACTGATTGCTACGGTTATATTCATATTTCCCAACTCTAGATGAAGACAGGGGCCTCAACTGGAAAGTGTCGCATGTGTTTTATTGTTACAAACTGAGGAAGACCAAAATCCCTTTTAATGGAATTGATTTATCTTGGGTTACTAAAGCATTGATTTATCTTGGGTTTATGAGCCAGTTGAATATTTATTCTAGTAAGCTGGAAGAAGCATGAATAGTCTCAATCCACTCAAGACTTCTACTTTATTGCACCATCCACATGCTTCAAGGTAAGCCCAAAGAATAACAGAAGTTCTGTGATATGCAGAAAACAAGTTTCTATCCGTGAAAAAGCTAGCAGTATAATGAAGCAGCTAGAAATAATGACTCAATAATAACGAGAAAGTAGTTACCAAGCTAATTAAGAACTTAAACACTTACAAATGCATTTTATGCATGAAAAGAATTCTGTCAATATGAACTGCCACCTTATTCACCCAAAAATGAAATTGAGATTGACAAGCAGTCAAATAGACTACACCACATTGAGCTGTTCTTCGTCACATGTGACTCTTCCCAGACTACTGATTCTGAAAAGCCAGCGATGCATGCACATTTAAGTTGAGAAGTCAAGCTGTGCCCAATCATGCAGCTTTACAAAAAGGAACATAAACATGTTTTTACTGAATGAGAAAAGCAACTTCAAATACCAGAAAACAGGAAATAAAGAATTATCTGGAATACAAAGAAACCACCTTGGACGGTGAGGGACGTTAGACAAACAGCGCCAAGTGTGTCAACTACAGAACAACAGTTATAAAACAACTCCACAGAAATTTGCACTTATATATGAAttcttctatatttaaaatatctatGCATCTAAGCCAAATATCGGAATCTAGGAGAACTATGACGCATATGGTCAATAAattcttctccaaaaattcaaCAGACAATTAGGTTCAAGTGTATATTTTGCTCATGTAGCCTGATAAAGTGCAGAAAGTTAATACTGAACACGAAAAGGGTTTCCTTCAGGGATTGTACAAAAAGAGCATCTGCATTAATGGGCTGGTGTTGCGACACTAGTTCCCAATCCCATCTTCTGCCCCAGCTGTGCAAGCTGCTCGATGAACTCACCTCCGGTAAGAATTTCTGTTGTCCCATATATGACATGCTTAACTGGCTGTTGACGATTGGCAAGCTCTTGCAAGCTTCCATACTCCACATAGTTACCACCACCTATCATAAAGATAATAGCTTCTTTAAATGGTCCTTTCAGATGACTGCTACTCATCCCAGAGCTTGACTTGGATGCACGAGgatcaaaaataatataagaatCAATCTCTGGATTGGGTTTCCCCTCCATTAGTGCTTCCACTGTTCTTGACAAAGCCAGCTGATGATCACTGGATAATAAATTTTTCACACCTGCAGTTACAGCACTGATTGACTGCCCATAGAGCTTTTCAGCCCAATCGACGATGTTGCTCCTACTAGCAGAATTTGCTGATGCTAAAGAGATATTCAATGATTTTATCTTCTTTACATACTGAAATGCCGTGGTATCGACCTCAGACTCCCTAAGTGCTGATTCAATCATTTCAACTTCTGATTGAGGTAAGCTTTCAGTCGAGATAAGATACATGATAGCAAATCGCAGCTTATCCACCTTAGTCCCTTTTCCCTTGAGAGCTCCAATGAGCTCACTGCGATCAATGACACCTCTTACCATCATATCGTTCTCCTTTTTTGCATACGAGTCTAGGGACCTCTCCTTGATCTCGCCCAACAATGCTGTAGCAATATTGGTGTGCTTATCAATGATTTGCTTTCTCTCTGTCAACTCCGGCAGGGAATTTACAGCATTCATCAAATGCTTGGTATTGCCAACCAGATCTGTCCCATCAAACTCAGCCCCTGAGTTCCCACCAGTCCGTTTATTTACCTCCTCAACATCCTTCTTATACTTGTTCAATTGAGCTTCTATCTCCACAGCAACCTCTGGAAACTCCAATGACCAATTTGCCACCCAGAATGGATCAGATCTGTCCAACTCAAATGATTTCATTCCACCTTTCTCTCCCTGCACACTCAACCTGTTCAATCTCAAACCTAGCACATCATGAACAAGTGGCCTATACCTAAAATCATGTTGTATAGCTACCGACAACTCAAAGTTTCTATCGAATAAACACAAAATTGGCCTCTGAAATGAGCTAGTGAAATTCCCACCCTCagagaataaattatttttagctaATAAATGGTCTCGCAATCGCTGATCCAACAGGGATGCCACCATCTCAGCAGGCCCACCACGGGGACACCTGATGATAGGGACAACAGCAAGAGTAGCCAACACACAAAATAAGCCACTAACAATCTTTTCAATGATCTCTTCGATTTCTTTATCCCCGGCAGAGGGATCATTCAGCTGAAGATAACAGTTCTTGTAGGCAAGTGAGAACAAATTATCCTCGAGCGTGACAAACTCCAAGTACTGATCATGCACTTTTGAGATCCTTTCAATCGAGTCAGAATTAATCGTGCCTGGAGCAGAAACAAGTCATACAGtagttaaattttaaatcttcacCCAACACCACAACAAAAAATTGCATTAACTATTAAGTGTCTCTAGTTTACATCAATCAATTATCTTTTCTCCATTAGATCTGTGCACCCCTTTATGCAGCGGGatacaaaattatcttttttctgAAAATGGATTGAAGTAGAACAATTTTTTTAGCCCTTACGGGTGAGTAAAATAGTATTCGTTCTCCGTCTAATTGGGTGCATTTCTTTACAGTAGCAGCTGGTGTAAAATGGTTCAAAAAAGGAGAAGGGGGATAGAGTGTACCTGAAGCGAGATCTTCGAGCAAGGGCCTGGGAATAGAAGAGGAGAAGTTCAAATGGAAGGAATCGTAAAGAGAGTTGGAGGCATCGGCAACGATACGCTGTACATTAGGATGGGTGGGTTGGACGAAGTAGACAGCAGGAACATCGTGGACGGGTTTGCGATCCTTGTCGATGAGGAAGTAAAGGGTAACCCCGTGTTTGCGAAGGTCCTTGACGTGGATCAAAGGGGATAAAATGTCTTGACAAAAGCGATCGTAAATGAGGATCTTGTATACCTCCTCATTGGCAGTGGCACCCGCATTCACCGGCTGGTTCAGATTTAACATCCGCGTAATGCACTCTGCAATTCAACGAGTAAATACCAACAGAAATTAcattattcatcatcatcataaagaATATAAGAGCTGAAATAGATCTACAGAGAAAGAGGGGAAAATAATCCAGTTACCAGTTTGCTTTTGACGAAGATTTAGCGCCATTATTGTTAAGCTTCAAACAATTAACAGTTCAGTTTTTGGAACGAAgaaatggtatttttggggtttgTACTTTGTAGGAAAGGTGATTTCTGAGATCTCGCAGTTTCTCAACTTATTATACTCTTTTCTGCCTAATAACTTCGGGTCAGCACAACCTAACCCAAAACAATTACCCCGGATCcgctttattatttttaaaaaaggaaaagaggaaaaaagaaaaaaaaaaaaaaggcaacaaGAAGAAGCTTCCGGGTTAAAAGCCAACGACGTCGTGCAGCTGGCTTTAAATATTATACACTAGTTTAGGCCCGCGGCGATGCacggaattttttttaaaaaatatatcattaaaaatgttatcttattagtttgaaataataagttaatttttattatatcacattaatatattttaaattaacatattgaatatattttataataaataattcataaaattacaTAATTCAATTAATGTAGTTGAACTATGTATTCTCCCTTAGCCGCCGCCACTCCGCTGCCCCACCCTCACCCGTCTTCAACCCTCCCAACCTCTCCTCCATACAATTCCAtaatcaaatcatataaaaaaaaatgaatcatataattatcaaaaaaaaaaaaaaaattgaccaacaATTTTCTTTATTACGTTATTCACTATCTAATATTATTCGATTGTTAATATTGACCTTTATTAACTTATCAAATTGTTTAATATAATTATCAAGTGatttttttgttaatataaaattataaatttattttatttaatcatgtattttctaattttttttcaatataaaggatAGTAATTTGTCTATTATCAAATTTCAGTTAATTTCTTtaatgaaattcttttatttaatttattcattatattctcaaaattaattcaaagttcTTATCCCTCACTCCAACCCACAAAAAATacagtattttaattattttctccataatacattgaattattatttttttgttacattttatatgtAGCTGAACTTTTTTCTCttacattttaaaatataagatattgaatttaaatcTAGGTCACTTAAGCTCTTATATTCTAATATTCATTTAATTCGTTGTTTATTGATGCTTTACATGACatgcaaaattcaaaaattcacttgttataatttaaaaaatactttctcGTTTAACATattaattgtattattattactactacacATACTAAGTACTACTActaatacacatatatactatgTACTACAGCTAATGCTACTATTTAtgattattagtagtagtattacattcttatatttcatttaatattttaataaattacatttagatatattttttaatacaacTAATAATTAAATGtacctataatttttttaaaaaattataagctTATCTTTGAGAATATATTGTAtctccaattcaaatttaaaaagggAACAGATAACAACAATAAGAATCCAATTAGAACTCTTTAGTGTGATAGCTAACTACTTTTAATATGTAATTTCATATACTTTTAATTTACCTTTAATCTTGTTTTAAATCAAATAACTCTTAACTTGAATATTCGACTTCCTCTCCTCCCGTACTCatctcaattgaatattttaaatacttttttctagttatcaatatttttttgactatctttaatattatataatgttcttctcttttaatatatattatagaCTTACATATACTTATAGaacaaataaattttacttattaaACAAatatgagatacataattttttaaacatattaaatgttagaaagataaaataagtgaTCACAATAATACTTTAGTTGGAATGATTTCTTTGTATACGTAATTTTGATAATAGTattaataatacaaaatttatttacatatttggtAATGAAACAAAATCAAAAGCTATTTACCCCCCTCCtcatatcccccccccccccgctcAAAACCcactcacaaaaaaaaaagaaaatcaaaatcaaatatttttattattttttaaatttaaattcaaatatttttaatcttttaaattcaAATGGTATCACAAATTTATTAAAAGaagattaatttattattctctttattgttatttttcttaaaaatatgtatatttatattataagttatataattgaattaagaTAAATATTTAAGTTAAGTGGTGATGATAACAATAAAGTAGCagtagtagttgttgttgttttttatacTGATATTAATACTATTGAAACTATCACCACTCTAGCATATTTTTtgattaactttttttttaggttacactttataagtaattaagtcttcttctcttatatttcaaaatacaaaatactgaatttaaatttaagttaatttatttttatattataatactCATGTGACTTGTTGTTTATCGAGATTTTAGTTgtgtaattttaaaaactataaatgGCAAACAAAATTAgtaaatatgttttatatataaatataaatttgcaagtaaactcatgaaaagaataaaacaattgtgatatttaaatacatataaatCTTTTTTATAACCTTCTTAAAATAGAGTGGATATGTAAATGTGataaagaaatatattatatttgaacACATAAAATATTTGCATTCATTCTTTACACAAATAGTATGATAAATTTTCTTTGTATATTTCAACTCTCAATTGTACTTGCTGACTTCTCAAATATTCATTTTGCATTTTGGGGAGATTTACATGCATAAGATTTGTGAAAATTTCAGCTTCCTTAGATACATCTGTGACAAAAGCTAAATATAGCGttaatcacaaaaataataaaattactataaaattaaatcaagtatGAGAACATGCCTTTCTAATTTATTCAGTGAAATCTAATGAGCATTacctataaattttttaatccaTGGTAGGtacatttgttttaaaaaataaaatattaatcataaataacaataaaatattcaaaactaaaTTAACCATGAACAGTATATATTGACAATTAATCAAACAAATCTGATGATCATTAACATTACCTGTAATCTTTTTAACCATGGTAGATATATCTGTGAAAAAAATTAGATATAAtgttaatcataaataataaaaaaaaaattaaaaggtaaGTTAAGCATCAACATACTTTGATAGTTATTCAACGATAATTTTaacaataataatgtaaaaatattttcttattattattccaaTATCTTGTGAATAAAATGACCCTATAAAATTTTTTGAGATAAACACaatctaaatatgaaaataattgtaactgacaaaaataaagaagaagaaaataagaaagctTTAATGCTATATGTATTAAAGGGGATATATATAGGAGgttacaaatatgtatatttatgtcaATCAAAATTTTAGCCAAATTCAAATCTTAAATATATCAGTTTGTTAGAAAAGATTGGATTCTAAATTATCATTATGTAATActttagaatttcaaaattttaaaaatagaaaatcatttgAGAAGTTACATTCAAACTTGAAAACTACATAGTTAGCATTTCATTAGGAACTTAAACTCATTTAGTTgatttaaacaacaaaaaaaaaaaaaaaaaaaaaagaagacactAGCCCTTACGGCagcaattaattaattttttttaattaattgttgTCGTAaagtagaattttttttagtattattatttaattcaaatatttaataagattaccaaaactttatttttaataaattgcaGCATAACTGTAATTATATAAAGTTAGAgaaaatttttagtattattatttaatttaaatatttaatatttttttttatataaaaagagaTAATGATAAGAGTTGGGATAagactttttaaaattcaaatcaagACAGGATAAGCATTATGAgtttgagataaaattaaaaacTGTAAAATTATAGAGATAGTTATAATcagtaaaaattcaaaattattatctgataaaaatatctttttaattggTGAAAGttagatttttaattattatctgCCGGAGAAGTAGgactaattcaaatatttaatattatcaaAAACATGTTGTCTAACCATAATGACGTAAAGTAGGGAAATTTTTAGTATTAgcatttaattcaaatatttaataagattaccaaaaaaaattttaactaattGTTGCCGTAAAGTAggaaaattttttaatattattatttaattcaaatatttaatatttttaaatttaaattttttattacaacactTAAGTTTTGTCCTAAAAACTGTCATGTGGCTTCTCAACATGTTTTCACGTGGTTTTTTTTGGTGCTTCGTtctctactttataatatatataaaaaattatctaGTAAATTTTACTTATAACCCGATATGTTTTCAATTAATTACCTAAAATCTCaactttttattaaatttcataaaattctatTCTTTAGCCGTTGACGATACATTTAAGTAATGTTCGATACATCCTATAGATATATGTAGTTAGTAAACTAATTTGCTTAAATCAAGGAATGTGACAGCTAAATTTTCATTAATATAGCAATCAACCCAACTAATAATGGTAAAGGCTTAGTAAAATCCCACATAAACAGGTAATTTGTTTCTTACAAGGGTGGTTCAAGTATATTAGTGGCCTAAGGCGAAAATCAAGCAGAGTCCCTTAAGGTTTAAGAAAAAGTAACTTTCTTTTAATGAattctattttcaaaaatatataatcgattttttttctaattatttttttaagtaataacataatcaatgcATTTAATATTTCTTGAGATAGTACTCTAGATATATGaactttttctaatttttttgttcttttatataaaaataatatttttttataaataatattcattttttttggaaaaatctatatatattattgtaataaatGAAGCCCCTCAAATTTGGAAGCCTGTTTTTACAAGGCGGAGATGCCGCTGGTTGCTTATTTCATACTTTTAAACAAAATCTCTTCCATTATCAATTTCCATCAAGAACAACTcacaaattattttcttaattaacgATATAAAGTACAAGGGCTATAAGAGCGATGGAATTCTTGTTAGCGATGAACAAGTGTACTCTTATTTCAGTTATGACATGGTATGCCATTGAGTATTCCTTCAATTTCTATGAGAAAAGATCCAACAAAAAAAGATTTATATCTTGTTTAACGTTTCAAAAGTAGTTATATGTCTCTTGATTATTCAATTATGCATTTAACATAAAATTAGTTGTTGTTTTACGTAATtctgtttttgttatttttaggaGGCCGAGATACATATTTGGTCTAAttagatacattttttcttcatcttgtatcTCTGGTTCGGACTGTTTATACATATGTATCTCTTGATGTTTTTAGTGATATAAACATACCAAAGATACATATTAATAGTGTTAAATATACATATTATGCACGATAATACATATATGTATCTCTCGTTAATTTTTTCTATACGGTAAAATACATCTTAATTTCTTAACATATTGTTGTTGAAGATATATATAACTAACGTGGGATATATCCTACAGATACATctaataattaaactaatttgcataatttaagggttgtaatggatgaatttcatttaattttgcaATTAACCCAACTAATAATGGTAAAAACTTAATAAAATCCCACAAAAATCGgtaatttgtttgttattttatatttttaaacaaaatttctCCCATATTTCGTTTCCAATTATAAACGATTCCTACGACCtttatatttattcttgattttgtttgGAGCAATTGCAGGGAACATTTCAGTATTGTTACGTCATTCCTGCGTTTGAATTAACTATATAACATACGAGGgctgaaaaattgaatttgaaaaaaataaattgaatttaaaaaataaagaaaaacgaGATACATATAATATACCCTCATACACTATATGTATCTTTAAGATTAGTAACATGTATCTTTAATATGTtgatttcactaaaacttaaaaacaaGTGTTAAACAGATAACAATAGATACATGATATTGAAAAATTATCATGTATGTGTAAATATGTATCTAAACCTGAAATTACCTAGATCTgaaataacaagagatacataaatCCACAATAACATAAAATCAGATATACAAAAAGTTTAAAATGTATCTGTTGTTTCATAGAATATGTATCTTTtgtataaatatttgaatcaaaacaaaaaatagtgtGAGATACATACAAAACAAACTTGTACACAACATATATCTCTAAGTTTACTAACATGTATCTTTAATATGTctatttcactaaaacttaaaaaataagaaatacatATAACAATAAAATTAGAGAACAACATATACAAGAAATTGCTCTGAAGGTCTCcataaatcttgaatttttgttttgagataatgatgcatatcccccccccccccaccccttAGTAACTTGATGATTAGAGAATATTTTCAAGGTGAGTCTAGTTGGATTTTTTCTTCCTCGAAAAGATGAATGATTTTAAATCTGTTGGTCATTGTATCATTTTTTATCGGGGGTTTCAATTGATTTTTTGCTTCGCTCAGCAAGATATTATTGGATTAGAAGGTTTACCTGAAGTATCGATAATGGAAAATCATTCGAAAATAACCTTATCGGGGGCCATTTTCTTCGCCAAAATTCTA contains:
- the LOC107840641 gene encoding SEC1 family transport protein SLY1 isoform X1 — translated: MALNLRQKQTECITRMLNLNQPVNAGATANEEVYKILIYDRFCQDILSPLIHVKDLRKHGVTLYFLIDKDRKPVHDVPAVYFVQPTHPNVQRIVADASNSLYDSFHLNFSSSIPRPLLEDLASGTINSDSIERISKVHDQYLEFVTLEDNLFSLAYKNCYLQLNDPSAGDKEIEEIIEKIVSGLFCVLATLAVVPIIRCPRGGPAEMVASLLDQRLRDHLLAKNNLFSEGGNFTSSFQRPILCLFDRNFELSVAIQHDFRYRPLVHDVLGLRLNRLSVQGEKGGMKSFELDRSDPFWVANWSLEFPEVAVEIEAQLNKYKKDVEEVNKRTGGNSGAEFDGTDLVGNTKHLMNAVNSLPELTERKQIIDKHTNIATALLGEIKERSLDSYAKKENDMMVRGVIDRSELIGALKGKGTKVDKLRFAIMYLISTESLPQSEVEMIESALRESEVDTTAFQYVKKIKSLNISLASANSASRSNIVDWAEKLYGQSISAVTAGVKNLLSSDHQLALSRTVEALMEGKPNPEIDSYIIFDPRASKSSSGMSSSHLKGPFKEAIIFMIGGGNYVEYGSLQELANRQQPVKHVIYGTTEILTGGEFIEQLAQLGQKMGLGTSVATPAH